The stretch of DNA CGATCACCCTCCCGCTCGAACTCGAGCATGAAGCGATTGTTGCGGAGGGGGGTGTAGTTGAGGCGCCCATGCAGCCCCCACTTGCTCTTCAGTTCGCCGAAGAGGCCCACCGTGCTGAAGGGGAGCACAGAGAAGAAGTAGCCCACGGCGAGCCACCGCGTAGCCATTGCGGCCCTTGCCCTTGACAGGTCCAGTTCTAGCACTGGTGCGCCGCGGTGCTCAGCCGACGCCGCGGTCAGGGTCGGCTGGGGGCCCTCCATGGTGGTGCTCCCCCTGCCACCCAGCGAGGAGGAACCCCTCTCCAGCTTCCTGCCGGCAGCGCCGCGCTCGCCGCCATTCGAGGCGACGACCTCCAGCTTGCTTTCTGTGGCTACCTTCTTCAGTTTCTGGTCAGCCGACTTCTCCATGGTGAGCAGAGGAATCGACTTCTCAAGTTTCTGACTATGAAGTATGGCTCCTCCCCTGTCCTCTCTGTTACTTATATTCATCTTTCCCTGGCTTGTATACGGCATAGGATCCGTCGCCATCACGGTACAATCACTGATTTTGTCCGGTGGATCCCCGGTTTGAGAAAGCTTAATTTGATCCCGATTCCTTTCCTGGGTGGTCGCTACTGTCACCTCTGTACGGGGCAGCTTGATACTTTCCATTGTTTGTAGAATTCCCCCCTTTTGCTTCCGCAACCCATGATCCTGGGTGTAAATTTCCACCATATCCCTCTTTCCCTTTTGCTGATCTAACCCAGCCTTGATTCTTACCTCTGTATTCCGATCCGCATATGCAGTCAGATCTCGCTCAGATGCCAAACTCCAATCCAACCCGCTTAATCTGGGCTTCGCTTCCGATCTATTTTCCCCTAAGGATCTCCGGAATTGATCCATTCCTTCTCTTACCCGTCCTACAATCGCCTCCACCTGTATCCCTCCAGATCTCGAAGAATCCGCCCCAGTCGGGATCACTACCCTTTTCCGATAGACCAGTGAGTggattgctctcctcatcttcttccGGATCTCATGGAGGCCTAGCGGGTCCTCCTCGCTGAGGTCGCGGTGCGCAAGGATTGATATCGCACTCTCGCTCTGGGTATGGTGGGTGGTAGAGAGCTCCGGTGGCAGCTGGGGAGCATCGGCGGGCGTTCGCCCCGAGATCGCCTTCGGGGTGCCGGGAGCGTAATTTCCGGGCATGTTGTTTCCAGGAAGAACTCTATTCTCATCTCACTTGTTCTTCCTGCTCACCCCAGCTCTCCTTGTATCAAGATTTGTGTCTCCAATTTCACTCTGAAGTTGAGAGAAATCCTGTGATATGTCGGAAATTAAGTGGAGCGATCAGCGTGCGTCTTCATCAACCGACCTTGCATCTCAGAGTTTACTAGTAGTTCATCGAGCAGCCTTCACGGCGGTATGTTAATCACTACCAGTATATCCTAATCTCTCTAGCTAGCATGCAAATACAACAACAAACTGGTTGATCTAGGGCTAGATGATTGCATGCGTGTATTAACCTAGATGATTTGAGTGTAGGAGGATTATCGGGTATGGCTGGATTTTTCATGGGCGAGGAGAGCCAGGAGCGGATGAATCTACGGGTGACACGGGTCTTGGTGATTGTGAGCCACCTCGCGCATCTTACCCTGGCCCAATTATCCGGGATCCGTCGGCGTAGAGACTCCGGTGTGCGGATGTCTCTGGTGTGGGTGGCGTACCACGTGACCGAGATAATCACGCCAATCGCCCTCGGCAAGGTGTTTCTCGACACCGCGACCGCGGTTAGCGAGGAGCTGATGTTTGCGTTCTGGGCGCCGTTTCTCCTGCTGCACCTTGGTCGCCCGGACAACATCACCAGCTACGCCTTGGAGCACAATGAGCTGTCGCCGACCCAAAAGGCTGCTCTCGTCCTTGAAATCGGAGGAGCTATCTACGGCTCATACAAGCAAAGATTTATGCGCGGCGACGGGGCTCTGCGCGCCGCCTTCTTCATCATGCTCTTCCTGGGCTCCTATAAGTACGTGGAGAGGGCAGTTGCGCTACGGCGAGCTTGCTTTGACAACATTCGTCACTCAGCCGGGAGAAAGAAGTTACGGCGCTTCACATTTGAGGACGAAGGCCGTAAGTGACATAATGATGATGCCCTGCTTGATGCTCACGGCCTTCTCGGTGTCACCATGGGTGCCTTCGCTGACTATCAAGTCCACCGCAGGAGATATGTCCCATCCTATTCTGGCTGGAAGGATGTGAGCGAGGTGGTTGAGGTGGAGGCGTCGCTCATGTACGACATGTTGTACACCAAGGCAAGTGTGGTCCGCACTTGGGCCGGCTACATCATCCGTGTCCTCTCGCCGCCGGCAACTGCCACGGCGCTCTATCTCTTCCACAGTAAGGAGGGCCAGGCCATGAAGAGTGCAGATCGGACGGTCACATACACCTTGCTTGTTGGTACCCTGGTGTTGGATGTGAGATGgctgctgagagcaccagggtccACCTGGAAATATGCGTTCTTGGTAGAGCAAGGGGAAGGAAAAGAATGGCTGCTTCCGGTTCGACGGACCTTCCCGGACAATTTGCCACGTCAAGCTGCAATGCAATCATGGTATTGCGTCCGTCGCCTCCTCGTCTCTCTGGATACGTCCCGTCTCTCACTGAGAAGCGGCCCAAGTGGCCATAGGTTGTTGTCCGGCGTGGGGCAACACAACTTGTTGCAAGAGTGCTGTACCTGTACTCCTCGGCCTCGGGGCCAACTGGAGAAGTTGATCTCTTCTTTCTTCACTGGACTTGGGAAGAAGAAGATTGATGTCAAGGATGAGCTGTTGGAAGCTGTGTGCACATACAGGTACTGCTGGAATCTCGCACACTCGTCGGGATGCGTCCCATAAGGGAACTCGATGATTATATGAGGTCTAATGCCAGTAACTATAGTTTTGAAAACAACATCATCGCGTTGCACGTCGCCACGGATATTTTCCTCTTGTGCAAGCCGACTTCGATAAAAAGTGAAGCATCAGCCAAATACGAGAAGCAGATACGAGCGATATCAGATTACATGATGTTCCTCCTCGCTGAACGCCAGCACATGGTATTGAAACAGGGTGACGAGGGTGTCCACTACAAAAAGGCCCGCCTCCATTTGGAGGAGATATGGAGTGAAAGAGGAACCAGCAGTTCTCCAACAATAAGAGAGACGAAGCAGCTCGCCAACATCCTTCTAGACATGGATGCCACTGAGGGCAGCTACATGCTTGGAAGACCAAGTCATCTTTATAACAGAAATGATACTCTCGGGATTGGTGCTTACTGGGCCTTCAACCTGTTAGATGAGCTAGAACCGGGAAATTATGGACGACATCCGATGCAGGGCCAATACATTCACAAACTTGAAGCTTTCATCCCGGCATTCACCGATGAGGTACAAACAAAAATTAGAGAGCATAGGGACCGCGGGGAACAACCAGAACTCCTCGATTGTATGTTGCAGATCATTCTTGTTTCATGGATAAGTCTTCTCACCTTCACGTCCGACCAATGCAGCAGGGACTCCCATGCCAAGCAGCTCAGCTGCGGCGGTGAGCTCTTAACCATCGTCTGGCTGATGAACCGACACAAGTACTTCTTTTACAAGCGAATAAACTGACGAGCATCGCATCTTCTCTGCTTTGCTCTGGCTTTTATGAAATTTTTCAGTAGTAACTGCGGCTACTAGATGACCCATTGCCCACTGGCGCAAGTACCTGAATCAACCCTGAACTTGGTAGCTTAGTAATATCGTTTTCGTTCATTATTAGTTCTATCTCTCTTATATGTCCAGGTGAGGAAAACTTTATTTCGAAGGGCCGTAGGCGAGTGATCACAGTGGCCTGGTTACTTTTTTCCTATGAAATGCACACAATCTGACATGCTCACAATGTTCTTTTGCCCTATCATATGCACAAAACCTGACATGCTCGCACTGTTCTGGGTGATGGTATAATGATATGATCAAGATATATTAGCACTTCCTTCCAAGATTGTATATGTTCTACAGTTCTAGATCACCTTGCACCATGGTACGATGAATTGTCAATTAAATTCTGAGCCATGGGCAACTCTTGCACTTCTGGTTCAGGAAAATAAGTGTGTGTTTAAATAGCGGGCCGAGGTGTGGTGTGATTCTTGCCCAGTGTATGGCCTCACTTAAATAGCGGCGGATGCAAGAAGCCAACCGATGTTGTCTTTCATTGCGGCGACTCAAACGACGATGATGCGCCTGCACCACTGAGGAGGAAGTTTGACATCAGAAAAATGAGGTGTCATAagtgtggcctcctcggtcactttACGACTGACTGCGAAGAAGTACCGAAGCAGCGTCTGCTCATGGCCGAGGATGGAGACGATGGGGATATGATGCTGATGTGCGAGCTAGTGGACGAGGAGGATCCAGATGACCACAATCAGCTATTTAAATGAGTACTTAATACTATTATTTTAAGTTTTTAATAAAATTAATAAATACAAAATGATAAAATTGGAAACAGTAAATATTTTTCTTGAAAAGCATTTAATAAATGTTTGATGGAAAAAAGAATTTTAAATCATAATTTTAAACATTTCTTTCAAAGTGTTATTTTTGTATTCCAaataatattttaaaattttgaactGGTTTAAAAAAGTTCGAAAAAGGAGAAAAATGAATTAACCAAAAAAGGAGAATAAAaacgaaaaataagaagaaaaaaacacTTAGGCCTCGGCCCGATTAGGCGACTATATCGCACCCGTCGGGCAGTTGTTCGGAATTTCTAAAATTGTTTGCATTTTttttaaaattgttcatgttttcggAAAAAAATGGGAAATTTTAAAAATAGTTCATGCTATGATGTTTTTGTTCAAATTTTAGAAATTGTTtgcgttttcaaattttgttcgtaaTTCAAGAAATGTTGAGGAAAATAAAAAATGTCCGCGGTTTAAAAAACTAGAATCTAGAAAAATATtcctattttcaattttacttataAAAAcgggattttaaaaaatgttcacacttTAAAATATTCTTGACAACTCCAAATCATCGGAGTTTttaaaaatattttc from Triticum dicoccoides isolate Atlit2015 ecotype Zavitan chromosome 6A, WEW_v2.0, whole genome shotgun sequence encodes:
- the LOC119318557 gene encoding uncharacterized protein LOC119318557 isoform X1, whose amino-acid sequence is MRPIRELDDYMRSNASNYSFENNIIALHVATDIFLLCKPTSIKSEASAKYEKQIRAISDYMMFLLAERQHMVLKQGDEGVHYKKARLHLEEIWSERGTSSSPTIRETKQLANILLDMDATEGSYMLGRPSHLYNRNDTLGIGAYWAFNLLDELEPGNYGRHPMQGQYIHKLEAFIPAFTDEVQTKIREHRDRGEQPELLDCMLQIILVSWISLLTFTSDQCSRDSHAKQLSCGGELLTIVWLMNRHKYFFYKRIN
- the LOC119318557 gene encoding uncharacterized protein LOC119318557 isoform X2; this encodes MAGFFMGEESQERMNLRVTRVLVIVSHLAHLTLAQLSGIRRRRDSGVRMSLVWVAYHVTEIITPIALGKVFLDTATAVSEELMFAFWAPFLLLHLGRPDNITSYALEHNELSPTQKAALVLEIGGAIYGSYKQRFMRGDGALRAAFFIMLFLGSYKYVERAVALRRACFDNIRHSAGRKKLRRFTFEDEGRK